A genomic region of Metopolophium dirhodum isolate CAU chromosome 1, ASM1992520v1, whole genome shotgun sequence contains the following coding sequences:
- the LOC132935874 gene encoding ribonucleoside-diphosphate reductase large subunit-like, whose protein sequence is MAELKKHLYVQKRDGTIEKVHYDAITARIKQLCYGLEKIDPAAMAICVIKKCMYAGITTSELDDAAAETAITMATIHPDYEKLAARIAISNLHKQTKEKFSDVIDDIHKNYNYWNIGLSDDIYEIIMKHKDRLNEAINYENDYILDYFGFKYLIQHFLVKSENQTIERPQHLFMKVAVGIHGDDIDSAIETYKMLSKKLCMFSPVVMQLQPAARKLNVSVISHYSVAMIADSIDGIYDTSIRLSSFILPYSSVAVHVHKIRAAGTYIQGSYGKSSGLPLMLKQYDSMVRNSETLERPKSIKGVTIYCELWHADIMKVIDQIRMNTIADIKLKNSQLALWIPDEFMRRVQNDQMWSLMSPDHCPGLIDVHGEEFDNLYKEYELKSKSFVMRQIEAKKLWSQIIQSQIETGLPLLLFKDACNAKSNESHLGTIQCAGRNGDTVQFTASDEVATCTTASISVDMFLTSENIFDFSKLKETAKKLTYDLNKIIDYNNAILNKEKQLELGLKQNQLAIGIGVQGLADLFIKMKYPFDNKEARILNIQIHETIYYGALEASCELASTNGPYKTYPNSPTSKGLLQFDLWNIRPSNLWDWNSLKTKITQHGLRNSLVTVTSNTEVESTIFGKVNSIEPLDTNVKRRYISLGEGKPKEIQVVNPHLLKDLHDRKLWDDNLKHQLMNNMGSVQEIKGLPEDLKQLYKTKWEIDQKDLITMAADRAPFIDQSQAFSLNMIKANEDIISEMHISTWKMGLKTGVCQLRIKQTEEHLRD, encoded by the exons ATGGCTGAATTGAAGAAGCATTTATACGTTCAAAAAAGAG atggcACTATTGAAAAAGTTCACTATGATGCAATTACTGCACGTATTAAACAGTTATGCTATGGCTTGGAGAAAATTGATCCA gcaGCAATGGCAATTTGTGTgatcaaaaaatgtatgtacgCTGGTATTACTACATCTGAACTAGATGATGCAGCTGCTGAAACGGCAATTACAATGGCTACTATTCATCCAGATTATGAAAAACTAGCAGCTCGCATTGCTATTTCTAATTTACATAAGCAAACTAAAGAAAAATTTAGtg atgtgattgatgatattcataaaaattataattattggaatATTGGCTTATCAGatgatatttatgaaattatcaTGAAACATAAAGATCGATTAAACGAGGCAATCAATTatgaaaatgattatattttagactACTTTGgatttaaa TACTTAATccaacattttttagttaaatctGAAAATCAAACTATTGAAAGACCTCAACATTTGTTTATGAAAGTTGCTGTAGGTATTCATGGAGATGATATTGATTCAGCTATTGAAACATACAAAATGTTATCTAAAAAGTTGTGTATGTTTTCTCCTGTAGTTATGCAACTACAGCCAGCTGCTAGAAAGCTCAACGTGTCAGTTATTAg tcATTATTCAGTAGCAATGATAGCAGACAGCATTGATGGTATTTATGATACGTCCATCCGTTTGTCATCATTTATTTTGCCTTATTCGAGTGTTGCTGTCCATGTACACAAAATACGTGCTGCAGGCACTTATATTCAAGGCAGCTATGGGAAATCTAGTGGTCTCCCTCTTATGTTGAAACAATATGATTCCATGGTCCGCAATTCAGAAACATTAGAAAGGCCTAAGAGCATTAAAGGTGTAACAATTTATTGTGAACTCTGGCATGCAGATATAATGAAAGTCATCGACCAAATAAGAATGAATACTATCgctgatataaaattaaaaaacagtcAACTAGCCTTATGGATACCAGATGAATTTATGAGAAGAGTACAAAATGACCAAATGTGGAGTTTAATGAGTCCTGATCATTGTCCTGGACTTATAGATGTTCATGGAGAAGAATTTGATAACCTTTATAAAGA gtatgaattaaaaagtaaaagtttTGTTATGAGACAAATTGAAGCAAAAAAGTTATGGTCACAAATTATTCAATCTCAGATTGAAACTGGTTTGCCACTATTGTTATTTAAAGATGCGTGTAATGCTAAAAGCAACGAATCTCATTTGGGAACAATCCAATGCGCTGGTAGAAATGGAGATACTGTACAATTTACTGCATCTGATGAA gtGGCCACATGTACTACTGCTTCAATTTCAGTAGATATGTTTTTAAcgtcagaaaatatttttgatttttccaaACTTAAGGAAACAGCAAAGAAATTAACTtatgatttgaataaaataattgattacaaTAATGCTATACTTAACAAG gaAAAACAGTTGGAATTAggcttaaaacaaaatcaattggCCATTGGAATTGGTGTCCAAGGATTAgcagatttatttattaaaatgaaatatcctTTTGATAATAAAGAAGCTAGAATTCTTAACATACAAATTCACGAAACTATTTATTATGGTGCTTTAGAAGCAAGTTGTGAACTAGCTTCTACAAATGGACCGTATAAGACATATCCAAATAGTCCGACAAGCAAAGGG TTATTACAATTTGATTTGTGGAATATAAGGCCTTCTAATTTATGGGATTGGAAtagtctaaaaacaaaaattacacaaCATGGATTACGGAATTCTCTGGTGACAGTTACTTCAAATACTGAAGTTGAGTCAACAATTTTTGGAAAAGTGAATTCTATTGAACCATTAGACACCAATGttaaacgtaggtatatttCATTGGGAGAAGGTAAACCAAAAGAAATTCAG GTTGTAAATCCACATCTATTAAAAGATTTGCATGATCGTAAACTTTGggatgataatttaaaacatcaatTGATGAATAATATGGGTTCAGTAcag GAAATTAAAGGCCTGCCAGAAGATTTAAAACAACTGTACAAAACAAAATGGGAAATTGATCAAAAAGATTTAATAACTATGGCTGCTGACCGTGCTCCATTTATTGACCAATCACAAGCTTTTTCTCTTAATATGATTAAAGCAAATGAAGATATAATTTCTGAAATGCATATTTCAACCTGGAAAATG GGTTTGAAAACTGGGGTATGTCAACTAAGGATTAAGCAAACTGAAGAGCATCTACGAGATTAA